AGGGGGTTGCGGGGGCTCTTCCTGGGGACCCAGGAGGCTTCCCTCATTCAGCTTGTGCCCAGAGAGTGAAAAGGCGCTATGACGTGCTACAGAGGGACATGGAGCAAAGCAACGGACAAGGGGTAGAGGTGGGGCTCTTTTAATAGGGTGCAGCAGACAGTGACAGATGATAACatcactgagaaagtgacattggAGCAGAGCTGGACCAGAGTGAGGGAGACATGAGGCTGGGGTGGAACTGTCCAGATGAACagtctgtgcaaaggccctgaggtggcaGTGAGCTGGGTGTGCTGAGGCCAAGCTAAGGCCAGTGCTGGTGGAGTGGAGGGCAGATGGGGACCAGGAGGGTCTTACAGGTCAGAGGGAGCCTGAGGGCAGGCTGTGTCCCCCCAGGGCCAGTACCCTCTAGGCTCCCTGACCcatggaggctggggtggggtagACAGCCCCTCTTCTGGTGAGAAGTGACAGCGCTTTGGCTAGGGTGGGGGAGTGAAGAGTGGTGAGGCCTGGATACATATTTTGAAGGTTGAAGTAAGAACAGGACTTTTTGCAGGTTGGGCTGGGGTGTGAGAAGGAGGGGCTGGACAGTGGTTCCTAGGGTTTGGCCAGACGCTGCAAGTGGGGAGTTGCCCCAGGAATGGGCGGGTGGGAGGTGACCCCAAACCTCACGGAAACAGCACTATGCTTGGGGAAGCCTCTGGCTGTGCAGGGTCAAGGGGAGACATGACTGGGCAGGTGGGCTCGCTGAGCAGGGCAGGAGCCAAGACAACTGGAGCTGTGCCAAGGGCTGGGTAGGGACGCGCCAGCCCAGCGCCATCCTGCTCTGGATCCAGCTGGAAAGGCCCTTCTGGCCTTCCTCGGGTTGCTCCCGGCAGAGGGCGGAGGGCGGAGGCAGCCCGGGCAGGCCAAGCCTGACGCAACCGGGAGGGCCGGGCACGCCGGGACTGGTCGTGCAGGGGGCGGGCCCGCTTCCGGGCCGGGGCGGGCACAGGCAGAGTCCCGTGGTAGTGCAGTCGGAACAGACCCGGAGCGACTCGGAGCTACCGGCCAGGTGGGCCCTGCACGGGGACCCTCCCGCCACCCTCTCCGCAGCCCCCGCCCCACTTCCCCCACCGCCCCGCTCCTCCCCTCCCCGTCATCTGCGCAGGCTCCGCCCCATCCCCTGTCCCCCATGGCCTTGGCCCAAAGGTCGGGCCGTTGGGAAGTGGAGCTCCCCAGACCTGCCCCCAACCCCGTGCTTCCTCCTGCTAAGAGAGCCGAGACACCCTGCTCGAGGGCTCCGGCCTCCCTTTTCCCCCTCTGAAAGGTCAGCTCCGGGCCCTGGGTTTCCATCCCAACCCAGGACACTGAGAacagggtaacgggggtggggagaggggggaggccTGGCGCACAACCTGCCAGCTCTGGCCTTGCCTCAGGCTGCCCTCTGAGCAGGGTCCTGCAGCTCTGGCTCCTCCCAGAGCCCATCCTGGACCTGGAATCCCCCATCCCAAATGTGCCCTGGGCTCCCCACCTGTGGAtgacccccaccctccccagtgACCCAAGCTCCTCTGGCCAGTTCTCCCAGCCGAAGAGTCACTGCTGGACTCCAGCCCCGTCATCATGGGCAGCCCTGAGGGGCGCTTCCATTTTGCCATCGACCGTGGAGGCACCTTCACAGATGTCTTTGCCCAGTGCCCAGGGGGGCATGTGAGGGTCTTGAAGCTGCTCTCAGAGGACCCTGCCAACTATGTGGACGCACCCACAGAGGGCATCCGGCGCATCCTGGAGCAGGTGGCCAGGGCAGAGTGGTGGGGTGAGGAAGGACCCTGGAGCCAGGGGCCTGACACTGACCATGTGGTTCCCAGGAGGGGGGCATGTTGTTGCCACGGGACCGGCCACTGGACACCAGTCGCATTGCCAGCATCCGAATGGGCACCACAGTGGCCACCAACGCGCTGCTGGAGCGGCGGGGGGAGCCGGTGGCGCTGTTGGTGACACGTGGCTTCCGAGACCTGCTGCATGTAGGCACCCAGGCCCGAGAGGACCTCTTTGACCTGGTGAGCTCACCATGCCGGCGGGAGGCTGGGTCGTGCAGCTTGTTTACCCAGGGGTACCATGGCCCCTCAGGGAGGGCAGTCCTTGGAAGGGTCAGAGCCGGCCCAAGGCCACCAGCTGATAGGCAGAGAGGAGGTTCCAGGCACTTGTAGCAGGATACTGCGTTTCCCCAGTCTTTAGAGTGGTCACACATTGTGCTGTTTCTGTCTGCCACTGTGCCCTGTCCTGGACCCCAGGTGTGGGGCAGCCCAAGCCAGCCAGTTCAGGGCGAGGGGTGGgagtccaccccacccccactgcggGGTTCTGGGAAGGAGCTGCGCTTATGGGTGCCCGGCTGTTGGCCACACTCAGATGTCTTGGGCAGTGAGCCGCTCGCTGGGTGGGCCTTACCCACCCCTCTGTCTTCTGGGCCTATGGACTGGCCTGTTGGgacacctccctgcccccagcaagGACGCTCAGGCCAGGGCGTCCCTGAGCCTCTGCCGGCCCCCAGGCCGTGCCCATGCCCGAGGTGCTGTACAAAGAGGTGCTGGAGGTGGACGAGCGTGTGGTGCTGTATCGTGGGGAGCCAGGAGCCGGGACGCCCGTCAAAGGTGCATGTGCCTCCAGTGTTGGGGTTTGAGGGCAGCAGGCCCTGACAGGCCTTTAACCGGGTGGCAATGGCTTCCTGGCAGGCTGCACAGGGGACCTGCTGGAGGTGCAGCAGCCCGTGGACCTGGAGGGCCTGCGTGGGAAGCTGGAGGGGCTCCTGTCCCGGGGCATCCGCAGCCTGGCAGTGGTGCTCATGCATTCCTACACGTgagtgtggggggtgggaagcTGCTTGGGGTCGGGGAGGAgcctggtggggggaggggcctggtgggggggctggaggggggtgggggggtggccagcagccagccagGTGGGAGGTGCAGTGCCCTGGCTTGTCTTCGCAGGTGGGCCCAGCATGAGCAGCAGGTAGGCGCGCTGGCCCGGGAGCTGGGCTTCACACACGTGTCACTGTCCTCGGAGGTCATGCCTATGGTGCGCATCGTGCCACGGGGACACACGGCCTGCGCTGACGCCTACCTCACACCTGCCATCCGGCGCTATGTGCAGGGTTTCTGCCGGGGCTTCCAGGGCCAGCTCAAGGTGAggcccgcctccctccctcccccgacCCCCTCCCCATGTCTGCCCAGCCCCTCACCGCCCCCCTGCCTGCCCACAGGATGTGCAGGTGCTGTTCATGCGATCTGATGGTGGCCTGGCGCCCATGGACTCCTTCAACGGCTCCCGTGCTGTGCTCTCTGGCCCCGCCGGTGGTGTGGTTGGCTACTCGGCCACCACCTACAGGGCGGAGGGTGGCCAACCTGTCATCGGCTTTGACATGGGAGGTATGAAGGCTGAAAAGTGGGGTCGGGGTGGGCTCAACAACCAGGCTGGACCCTGCCAGGCATCCAGGTCTGTGGGGTGACTCCTCATCCTCCCACCCTAACACCAGGCACATCCACTGACGTGAGCCGCTATGCTGGGGAGTTTGAGCACGTGTTCGAGGCCAGCACTGCTGGTGTCACCCTCCAGGCCCCCCAGCTGGACATCAACACAGTGGCAGCTGGTGGGGGCTCCCGACTCTTCTTCAGGTCAGCCCCTGCATCTGGGCCGGGACCCTCAGCCCTGCGTCCCAACCCGCCTCCAATTtcagtcctccctccctcccccaaggtCCGGCCTCTTCGTGGTTGGGCCAGAGTCCGCAGGGGCCCACCCTGGCCCTGCCTGCTACCGCAAAGGTAAGGCTGTTGTGCACCCTGCATGCCCCTTGCTGTGCTGCCCAGGCCCACCCACCCCttcagcccacccccaccccccgcggCCCACTCCTGGTCCCAACTCCAGCCCCCAAACCCCATACTGTGCATACCTCCCAGGGGGCCCTGTGACAGTGACAGATGCTAACCTGGTCCTGGGTCGGCTgctgcctgcctccttcccctgcATTTTTGGGCCGGGAGAGGACCAGCCACTGTCTGCCGAGGCCTCCCGAAAGGCCCTGGAGGCTGTGGCTACTGAGGTCAACAGCTTCCTGACCAATGGGCCTTGCGTGGCCTCCCCGCTAACCCTGGAGGAGGTAGCCATGGGGTTCGTGCGTGTGGCCAACGAGGCCATGTGCCGGCCCATCCGTGCCCTCACACAGGTATGCTTGCTTCCCAGCTCTACACCCCTCAGGCAACCCCATGGGGTGAGGGATGGGGAGCCCGACAGGGGAGGGTGAGCCCCTGACCCCTTCTGGCTCCCTAGGCACGAGGCCATGACCCCTCGGCCCATGTGCTGGCTTGCTTCGGGGGAGCTGGCGGTCAGCACGCGTGCGCCATCGCCCGGGCCCTGGGCATGGACACGGTGCACATTCACAGGTGTGTCTGGGCAGGGAGCACATGTCCTAGGGCGGGGGGCCGGCTTTGGGAGGCCCCCACCCTCATCACCGACTGGCCTGTGTCCATAGACACAGTGGGCTGCTGTCGGCACTGGGGCTGGCTCTGGCAGACGTGGTGCATGAGGCCCAGGAGCCCTGCTCACTGCCCTATGCACCTGAGACCTTTGTGCAGCTGGACCAGAGGCTGAGTCGCCTGGAGGAGCAGTGTGTGGAGGCTCTGCGGACCCAGGGCTTCCCCAGGTGGGGCTCTGCGGGCAGTGGGCTGGGTACAGGGCTGGCAACATCCCAGCCGCCCTCTAGGCAGCTGTACCGCCTGTCTTCCCAGCTGGTGTTGGGGTCCCTCTGcagggtggtcagggagggctggACTCCGAGTACTGGGGGTGGAGGCAGGTCAGGCATTCTTGAGGAGTGCCCTGCGTGAGCGCCCCGCCTGCCTCCTGCACAGGTCCCAGGTCAGCACTGAGAGCTTCCTGCACCTACGTTACCAGGGCACGGACTGCGCCCTGATGGTGTCCGCACACCAGCACCCGGCCACAGCCCGCTCGCCCCGTGCTGGCGACTTTGGGGCAGCCTTCGTGGAGAGGTATGTGAGCTCGTGTCCTGGGAGCCCTGGCGGGTGGCCTGCCGGCCTGGCCACTTTGCCCTGATGGCTCCCTTGGGCCGGTGGGTGTAGGTACATGAGGGAGTTTGGCTTCGTCATCCCTGAGCGGCCAGTGGTGGTGGACAATGTGCGGGTGAGGGGCACCGGCCGCAGTGGCCTTCACCTAGAGGATACCCCCAAAACTCAGATTGGTCCTCCTCGGATAGACAAGGTAGGTGGCCCTGCCTGTGCCCGCCCACCCTCGCCCACCCACAGGGACACAGGAAGCAGTGAGGGTGCTGGACCTAGGAACCTCACTTACCCCACACCTCCTCAGGTGACCCAGTGCTACTTTGAGGGGGGCTACCAGGAGACCCCCGTGTACCTGTTAGGAGAGCTGGGCTATGGGCACAAGTTTCAGGGACCGTGCCTCATCATCGACAGCAACAGGTGGGCTTGAGGCCTGGCCAGGGTGGGGCCGCGGGGGTGTAGCTTGGGCCATAGCTGCTGGGGCCTGGGTGGGCTGTGGGGCCCTGGTATGGGGTTCTCTGGCCCCACGCTGCAGGAATCTGAAGGACTCTGGGGTCCCTGCATGGCTGGAGTGTCCTCCAGCTTGGGGATGTGGGGTCCCTGGCTGGAAAGGAGATGTGGCCTGGCCCCTCCAGCGCCTAtgcacccctgcccccagcaccaTCCTGGTGGAGCCAGGCTGCCAGGCAGAGGTAACTGAGGCCGGGGACATCCGCATCTCGGTGGGGGCTGAGGCCCCTAGCACAGTGGGCGCCCAGCTGGACCCCATCCACCTGTCCATCTTCTCACACCGCTTCATGAGCATTGCTGGTGAGTGGTGACACCACACGCCTGggccctgccttctccctgtAGTGTCAGGTGGGGGTCTGTCTACTGGGCAGAGGTGGGTGCTGGCGGCATGGCTGGTAGGGGTGTGCAGGGAGAAAGCGTCACCCAGGGGAGGGGCAGAAGCAGAATCTTGGCTGGTGGCAGGGCGGGCATGTGGCCCTGACTCTAGCAGGCCTTGGGCAGGGTGAGTGCCTTCCTCCTGCCAGCAGCCATGTGACCTGGCATTGCCTTCTGCTTGTGCCAGGAGATGGGCTCAGCACAGCAAACCTGTCTGTGCAGTCAGGCCAAGGGCACCAGGACTTTACTGTTCTCAGCAGGGCGGAGGACTGATATGGGGCCCCAGGTCCTTGCTGGGCTCCAGGCaacagtggggggagggggtgcccCTCACACAGGCAAGACATGGCCTGGCAGCGGCCTCACTGTGCCCAGGTGGGCCACCGCCATCTCTAGGTCCTGGCTCTGGGCCTTGGAGGCCTTAGAGGCCGAGGGTCCTGCCTCTCCATACCTGGGGCCGTGCTCTGGGTGGGGTGAGGCCAGCGGGCGCCTGGTCACTCTGTGCCCCCAGAGCAGATGGGCCGCATCCTGCAGCGCACGGCCATCTCCACCAACATCAAGGAGCGGCTGGACTTCTCCTGCGCCCTCTTCGGACCCGACGGGGGGCTGGTCTCCAATGCCCCCCACATTCCTGTGCACCTGGGCGCCATGCAGGAGACGGTGCAGTTCCAGGTTTGGAGGGTCCCTCTCTCACCCCCTTCTCCAGCCCTGTCCCTGCACCCTCCCCACTCCACACCTGTCTCCTGGCTTCAGATCCAGCACCTGGGGGCTGACCTCCACCCTGGCGATGTGCTGCTGAGCAACCACCCCAGCGCAGGGGGCAGCCACCTGCCAGACCTGACCGTCATCACTCCGGTGAGGGCTGACGCCCAGGGGCCTCGGGGCAAAGGCGGCCGCATAGCTCACTGTTACTGTCCACCCCTAGGTGTTTTGGCCGGGTCAGATGCGGCCTGTGTTCTACGTGGCCAGCCGCGGGCACCACGCGGACATCGGGGGCATCACACCGGGCTCCATGCCCCCCCACTCCACCACGCTGCAGCAGGAGGGCGCTGTCTTCCTGTCCTTCAAACTCGTCCAGGGGGGCGTCTTCCAGGAGGAGGGTGAGAGGCAATGGGTCTGAGGCCGGGAGATGGGTTCAGTGGGCTGGCACACGTGGCTGCTGCCTATAAGCCAACCTGGATACTGGGACGCAGCCAACCGGCCCAGTCCTGCCTCAAGCCTGGGGGTGCCAGGGGGTGACATCTCTCAGAGATGACCAAAGGAGCTGAGTTCTGCCTGGGCCCAGGAAGGCCTCGGTGGTTTGGGGTGGGGTGTCCACCAGGATACCCAAGGGGCCGGGTGCAGGTGGGGGAGGAGCCTGTGTTGTGGTGTTCATAACCATCACTGGGTTTGCACTGGGCCTGGGGGCTGCAGAGAAACTGCGGGGCCAGGGGCTGCAGTCTTGTGGAGAGCTTTGCTGGGCCTGGACCCAAGTCAATGGATAGTGGGGCAGTGGGGAGGCTGCGAAGGGCTGCAGCTGGGCCCGCGGTGGCCTGCCTGTGCGCCATGACAGTCCCTGCCCCGAAGGTGGCccaggggagtggggtggggacgACTCTTTTGAAGGTCAGAGTTGGTATTTCattggatttgggggtggggcgaAGAATGGGCACAGAGCAGCTGCAGTGGGGCCTGGGGGCAAGGGCAGTGGAAAATGCAGAGCCGGTCTGAAGCCTCAGAGGTCTGGGAGCCCAAGGGGCATCCCAGAGTGCGAGGAGGTGACGTGCACAGCGTAGGGTGGCATAACAGAGCCACAGACTGCTGTGGGTGCCAAGGACACAATTAGAGTTATGTGGGTCTGGCTGCTCCCTTGGTCCATGTGGGgcgagggcaggggcagggaccaTGGGATGGACATGTACAGGCACGTGACAGATGACCCAGTGGCCAGGGAGCCTCAGAGAGGACCTCAACCTAGGCTCGAGTGCAGGGCTTCCCTGAAGTGGGGCCTGGTCCCTGGGACCAGGAGCAGCACtgcttgccaggggctggaggcctTGTACAGATCTGTTGGGGTGCTACACAGACAGTCACCTTGGTGGTTAGATGTGGGGGCAAGTGGGGGCCACACGGCTGAGGGGAGTGTGAGTGGGAAGGGTCAAGGAATGTGGGTGGTTTTTCTCTTGGTAAAGAGGAGAGAGGCCCAGAAAGGGCTGGAGGGAGTGGTGTTGAAGTGGTGGGGAGAGAAGCCAGGAAGAGTCGAAGGAGGGAGGAGTGTTTGCCCAAGGAGACTGCCCccccccctgccccagcctgagGTGTCTGTGTGGGGGTGGGCCTGAGGCGGAAGAAGAAATTTCAGCAGATGAAAGGAGGCTGGGGGTTCTGGGGGCACTGAAGGGGTCAGCAGGGTGTGGGGAGCCAGTGAAGGGCCAATATGGGGGCCCACAGTGTCCCGCAGAGGTGCAGCAGGTGTGGAGCAGGGCAAGGCAGCCTCAGGGCTGGGAGGGTAACTCAGCGGTGACTCCATCCATCTAGCGGTCACCGAGGCCCTGCGGGCGCCAGGCAAGATTACTGGCTGCAGTGGGACCCGGAATCTGCATGACAACCTGTCAGACCTCCGTGCCCAGGTGGCAGCCAACCAAAAGGGCATCCAGCTGGTGGGGGAGCTCATTGGGCAGTACGGCCTGGACGTGGTGCAGGCCTACATGGGCCATATTCAGGTGGGCCTGGGGGCTGGAGCATAGGGGCAGCTCTGTGCCAGCCCCCAGGCAGCTGGGCAGGTATGGAAGGGGGGCACCTGGCCCACCTGGAAGGTGGCATGGCTGCCTCTAAACCTACTTCCTGCCAGGCAAACGCTGAGCTGGCTGTACGGGACATGCTTCGGGCCTTTGGGACCTCCCGGCAAGCCAAGGGCCTGCCGCTGGAGGTGTCTGCAGAGGACCACATGGACGACGGTTCCCCCGTCCGACTCCGCGTGCAGATCAACCTAAGTCAGGTCCggtggcgggggcggggcctccTCTTGCTTCGGGGGCGTGGCGGCCTGGCTGCTGAcgacctctcccctcccctcccctcccctcgtCTTCGCTTGGGCAGGGCAGCGCGGTGTTTGACTTTACTGGCACCGGGCCGGAGGTGTTTGGCAACCTGAACGCACCACGGGCCATCACGCTGTCTGCCCTCATCTATTGCCTGCGCTGTCTGGTGGGCCGGGACATCCCGCTGAACCAGGTGCGCACGCGCGTCCTGTATGCGAGGTCTGCAGGTCGACCTGGGGCGAAGCTAGCAGATGGGAGGCAGCCGGGGGTTCTCGCGGCGCTGAAGGAGTCAGCACGGTGTGGGGAGCCAGTGAAAGGCCAAGATGGGGGCCGAAATCAGCCCAACAGCCCAACGACCGACTGATCCTAGAGGCGCTAGTGGTGGGGGAGACGGATATCTCCCTGTTGCCCCTAAGAGCTGGCCTCCCCCACAGGGCTGCTTGACGCCAGTGCGCGTTGTGATTCCTAAAGGCTCCATCCTGGACCCGTCCCCTGA
Above is a window of Rhinolophus sinicus isolate RSC01 linkage group LG12, ASM3656204v1, whole genome shotgun sequence DNA encoding:
- the OPLAH gene encoding 5-oxoprolinase, producing MGSPEGRFHFAIDRGGTFTDVFAQCPGGHVRVLKLLSEDPANYVDAPTEGIRRILEQEGGMLLPRDRPLDTSRIASIRMGTTVATNALLERRGEPVALLVTRGFRDLLHVGTQAREDLFDLAVPMPEVLYKEVLEVDERVVLYRGEPGAGTPVKGCTGDLLEVQQPVDLEGLRGKLEGLLSRGIRSLAVVLMHSYTWAQHEQQVGALARELGFTHVSLSSEVMPMVRIVPRGHTACADAYLTPAIRRYVQGFCRGFQGQLKDVQVLFMRSDGGLAPMDSFNGSRAVLSGPAGGVVGYSATTYRAEGGQPVIGFDMGGTSTDVSRYAGEFEHVFEASTAGVTLQAPQLDINTVAAGGGSRLFFRSGLFVVGPESAGAHPGPACYRKGGPVTVTDANLVLGRLLPASFPCIFGPGEDQPLSAEASRKALEAVATEVNSFLTNGPCVASPLTLEEVAMGFVRVANEAMCRPIRALTQARGHDPSAHVLACFGGAGGQHACAIARALGMDTVHIHRHSGLLSALGLALADVVHEAQEPCSLPYAPETFVQLDQRLSRLEEQCVEALRTQGFPRSQVSTESFLHLRYQGTDCALMVSAHQHPATARSPRAGDFGAAFVERYMREFGFVIPERPVVVDNVRVRGTGRSGLHLEDTPKTQIGPPRIDKVTQCYFEGGYQETPVYLLGELGYGHKFQGPCLIIDSNSTILVEPGCQAEVTEAGDIRISVGAEAPSTVGAQLDPIHLSIFSHRFMSIAEQMGRILQRTAISTNIKERLDFSCALFGPDGGLVSNAPHIPVHLGAMQETVQFQIQHLGADLHPGDVLLSNHPSAGGSHLPDLTVITPVFWPGQMRPVFYVASRGHHADIGGITPGSMPPHSTTLQQEGAVFLSFKLVQGGVFQEEAVTEALRAPGKITGCSGTRNLHDNLSDLRAQVAANQKGIQLVGELIGQYGLDVVQAYMGHIQANAELAVRDMLRAFGTSRQAKGLPLEVSAEDHMDDGSPVRLRVQINLSQGSAVFDFTGTGPEVFGNLNAPRAITLSALIYCLRCLVGRDIPLNQGCLTPVRVVIPKGSILDPSPEAAVVGGNVLTSQRVVDVILGAFGACAASQGCMNNVTLGNAHMGYYETVAGGAGAGPGWHGRSGVHSHMTNTRITDPEILESRYPVILRRFELRLGSGGRGRFRGGDGVVRELQFREEALLSVLTERRAFQPYGLHGGEPGARGLNLLIRKDGRTVNLGGKTSVPVYPGDVFCLHTPGGGGYGDPQDPAPPPGSPQQPSAFPERGSVYEYRRAQEAV